GCCGACGGCTGCCCCATCGTGACCGTGCCTGCGGAGCGGTGGCTGGAGGTGGCCCGGTTCCTCCGCGACGATCCCCAGCTGGGGTTCGACTACCTGTCCGATCTCTGCGGCGTCGACTACAAGGACGCTCTGCAGGTGGTCTACCAGCTGCGGGGAGTGGGCCACGACCGGCGCCTGACGGTCAAGGTCAACGTGAGCAAGGAGCAGCCGGAGGTCCCCAGCGTGGTGGAAGTCTGGCCCGGCGCGGGCTGGCATGAGCGGGAGGCCTTCGACATGTTCGGGGTCCGCTTCAGCGGCCACCCGGACCTGCGGCGGATCCTGATGCCGCCGTGGACGCCGGACGACGTGTTCCCGCTGCGCAAGGACTTCGTCGACCGGCGGCCCAAGCGGGAGCGCAAGGTGCGGCCGCGCTGACGGCGGCGGAGGGACCGCCTGCCGGTGCGCCGGCCCGGCGGAGCGGGTGCCGGTGAGGGCGCGGCGAGGGGCCGGCAGGGCATGAACGCGCCGGAAGGGCTGGTATGGGCATAGGGAAGGCGAGGTGAGGGCCGTGAGCCTGACGCGGGAACCGGTGCAGCCGCTGGAGCTGGATCCACGCCTGGGGGACCGGGTGCGGATCGAGCCCCTGGAAGGCGGGCGCCAGACCATGACCATGAGCATGGGCCCCCAGCACCCCAGCACCCACGGGGTGTTGCGGGTCGTGCTCAGCCTGGACGGCGAGACGGTGGTCGACGCCCAGCCCGACATCGGCTACCTGCACCGCAACTGGGAAAAGATCGCCGAGTACATGACGTACGCCATGACGGTCCCCTTCTCGGACCGGAACGACTACCTGGCCGCCATCACCAACGAGCTGGCCCTGGTGCAGGCGGTGGAGAAGCTGACGGGCCTGGAGGTGCCCGAGCGGGCCCAGATCCTGCGGGTGATCTTCTC
This is a stretch of genomic DNA from Thermaerobacter sp. PB12/4term. It encodes these proteins:
- a CDS encoding NADH-quinone oxidoreductase subunit C, whose amino-acid sequence is MAEHPEAAPAQAGDGRPLHTHQDDKPLLEALPLPAEGTFVDPKAKKKAPAGEAGAEPGVDPVVARLREAFPDVSFDPVAATADGCPIVTVPAERWLEVARFLRDDPQLGFDYLSDLCGVDYKDALQVVYQLRGVGHDRRLTVKVNVSKEQPEVPSVVEVWPGAGWHEREAFDMFGVRFSGHPDLRRILMPPWTPDDVFPLRKDFVDRRPKRERKVRPR